Genomic DNA from Pseudorasbora parva isolate DD20220531a chromosome 17, ASM2467924v1, whole genome shotgun sequence:
GCTTATACATACTTCACCCAGAAATTGAAGATGTCCAGGAGACTGTCATCATTTTGGTCCTGGGGTTTCTGATTAGAGGAAAcagataaaattaaatatacttatatactaggtatataaaatataaatatataaaacgaAAGTAGTAGAAACAAATTTGTGGCGTTATTAACAGTAGAAACACCCCCTCAAAAAACTAAAAGATATTAAGACCTCTATGGCTACATAAAACATTGTATAATTCATGTGGCTATTAGACaaatatgtttaatttttattcatgttatataaatgtattgcTCTTGATATTCCAGACTTTATATGTTTAACTCTAAGGTCtgtaaaatgttataaaattgtagttgttttattttattttattattattcctcCAACGTTGTCCAACACTCAACCTGTTGCAAATAACTATCTTAAGCGAATCTTGGTGAATATAATTAATTTTGAACTGAGACGAAATTGTTACACGTATAACAAAACTGCTGTAATAGCACaggtaaaaattataaaacaacCGGCAGAAAATAAATGTACTTAAGCACATCCTTTACAGCGGCTCGTACACACGTGTTCGGCAGAAGCTGCGTGTCAGTCCCCACGCGTGTGCAGAACTACGCGCCTTGATCCACAAATTGCAGGACTACTGCCTCTGCGCGCATGAGCAGTTCTAATAAACACGTGAAAGGGCTCTTACCACTTTAGCCTGCTTTAAAAACTCCTTCGCAGCTTTGGCGAACTTATTCTCCACGAGAAACGAGTACACATGTTGGTAGAGATCGCTGGGCACCTTCCCGTCCTGCGCCATTTTCGTTGCACTCATGTGGAGGAGGGGCGCGATTGGCTATTTCAACGTCACGTGGAACCTCAGAAAATGGCGCACAGTGAGTGCGTCACACTACATGTACGATTATTATATTCAAAGTTAtccaactaaatatacaaataaaatgtatgaattaggttttatttaattctataaactataatacagatctgccaacattgccGCTATATGATGAATTGAAATAGGCTGATGACATCTCTGTTTTCTCctgaacgactgtacagccaaatctaattttgttgcagtattatcctgtttgacactgtgaagctgctttgacacaatcccaattgtaaaagtgctatataaataaagttgattgattgattgattattacattttacacTTTTAGAAaccattttatgtattttacttgttatttatattatttttgttatagACGAGACCGGAGTAATTATCAAATGGTAAATCTGTGACAAGCACTATCTCCTTAACCCTGTAAACCCCTACTTATGAAATAAccacacaaaaaataataataataataataagattttttttaaatatatgaactggctaaaaatattttataaaaaatctaaaaagtAAGATTGAATCCTGATATTTCATAGCATTATGCAGACATCACTCTATAATAATGTCTTTCAAATATAGTatttaaatattagtttaaaagGCTCAAAAGCCTGATGTAGGTCTATCAATGATAAtcacaatttaacatatttttctaaaaaataatttatggaTAATCAAGTAAACCTAAGTACCTTCAATCTTAGTAGGTTCATCTTAAAATATCACTCAAATTAGCCTTAGCTAATTTTTTCTCTATGGATTTCCAAAGCTGacttaataataaatacataaatagcTACATGCATAAATAGCCTaaataaacaaagaaaattaacaaacattaaacaaaaataaatgagtacttttatttcattatttatgtataatagtatttttccacaaaaagtttttctcaattatttatttctttccacttttatttattcccgcatttatgtatgtataaatgtatttaattctacatttatgtatgtatttttaactgtatttatttttacatatcttttaatttacttttcttttctttttttctatgtttttattttattttatttttttacctctgacATTGCAATCGTGACCAGAGTGGCATTGCTTTGAGGCCACTGCGACACCTTGTGATGCGACCAAACAAAAAAGCAAGCCTTTGCAAGTCACACAGGGAATGAAGgaattcataaataaataaataaaataaaaaataaatgtgggaaaaaatacatatatacttaaataaggaaataaaaaatacttcaaCTCTTTaaactctgttttttttttttttgtttgtttgtttttttttttttacatttattcagctttcGAATTCCATAAACTTTATAAAAATCACTAaatattttacagcaaaaaGACATGCGTATCACGACCTGAATGTGATTTTTAGAATTATACTTAAAGGCCCTGTACATGCAAAAAAGTATAAGCTAACAATCAGACAGCAGAAGGCATGTAATAGATGGTGTAGAAAAGTTTTTGACAAATTTTGTATCATGTTGACTATTTAGAGCCATTAGAAATTCGCTTTACAGGGTGAATAAGGtctgtaaaaatgtttattgGTTCCAACATTGTACATTGTTTACATATTTCATCAATTGGCCTATGTATGTGCTTCATTGTTTAAAAGTTGCTATAAAGCCACACACGAGTAATAACTCAAGTAGCCacgattttttatatatatatttgcatcattttttagcccccagtttcacagacaaggctcaAAATGAGTCCCAGACTCAAATGCATTTGAGCTGTTATTTGCACACTCAAACTCAAGCAATTTGCACTGATATATCTTACAATAGCCTGTTAGattcagtgccattgttttgtctcaagatgcacaccagttatggcatgtttataaaagctacttaaattaCCTAATTGAATTTTTTAGCCTAATCCTGGTTTAATCTAAGCCTTTTCTGTGAAACTAGGTCTATGTGTAATCGATTTCTCTCTCAAAGCCGATTCAAAGCTCAAAGCAAGGTCACCGTCAGATAAAACCTAATCCTCCGATGCTGTAGGTGGCACACTACATCAACCTCCACATGTGTATCTCCTTGAAGAAGTCACGCATGCACTTCAGAGCACTGAGAGCAGGCTCTGTGACAGATTTCCACCGAGAGACATTCATTTTGTGGATAAACTCTAGTCCCTCCGCTCGGAAGATGCCGCGATATGAGCTGTGTGTGATCCTGAAGGCGATGCAGAGGCCGGAGACTGCGGCGGTGCTGCGGCGTACGGTGGAGACTCTGTTCGAGCGGGGCGCTGTGGTCCGGAGTCTGGAGAACCTCGGGGAGCGCAGGCTGCCCTACAAGATCTCCAAACACAACTGTCTCCACACGCACGGCGGATACTTCTCCGTTGACTTCCACGGCTCGCCGAATATCGTCAGCGAGCTGTTAGATCACCTCGAACGAGACGTTGACGTGCTGCGTCCCACAGTTTTAAAGAAAGACGTTGAGGTTTCCGAGGCGCAGCGCTGTGGCCTACAAAATGAGAAGGCAAAGAGTGCCACATCCCGATAAATGTGAGAATCTCCATGTTTCCTTGTTGTGTTATTTCTCGGAGGTGTGGGATAATCGGTCCAGATTGGaactaataaataaaactatgCATAGATTGTTCAAAATGAAGTGATATTTAAACTGTGTTGGAGTTAAGGTCATGAACTATAGCACTCTGCTAGGACAACTTGTGTGGATAGTGTAAAAGTGGAGGAAACCCGTTGCcttaattaattaaacaaaaatgaaaGGTGCAATTTCTAAGATCTTTGCTAagaatatccaaaaaccactagaacagttatatttttgttgacttgtgtacttccattatcccaaatgtttccaagaatgtttaaatccagatcaattttaaccaggacacggacctAGTCTGTGTGTCGTTCATCAATGACATCACACTCTTCATTTCTGGTTTATTTGATAGAAACCATGGTTTCACCATGCATGGACACACCAAAGAttaatattaaaggggtacttcagcgctgggaagatgaatctgtatttaaactgggtcgttaatgttgtagaaatgtgaaattattttttaattgagtgctttctagactgagataagacagaacatttatttttgtctcatggggatgaaagacaacaattcccagaatgcttcgctgccctacgaggccactacCAAAGCCACCGCTGGATTATTGTGAGTGGATCACTTTCCCCACCATGTTcttttttcacaaaatcagttcagttataaacagacactacaattaaaaactgaacgtgtctgttccatataatgtgatttagctgcGGAGGGAGTGTCAccgcacaaacgcagcaggagtcagattacattcactgtcatgaatgagctctcgtgatgagagctgaggtaaacgcgtctgcgctcgcggcatacattcacagcgtgttttcagttcatgcctttggaagcttaactttcataggaattgaTTTGAacagttgaaacactcactttgctctgcTTCATTTAGAGCAGAGCTATGAGTGTGAGCTCCCAccccccatgtgcgagttgaaaactcgggaaatagctccctctgctggctgtagtctttagcctctggccaaaaattcctccgatgacgcaaattgacggtatttgcgtcatctgagcaatttttccagaaataaaatgcataaatctctagtctcagggggatatgaggagggggcgcacaatcatttgaatatactccagggtttctactgatagacagccatatgctaatcgctgaagtaaccctttaagtgtttcattagacaggtgagcaaatgTTTGTATCCATTTATCgacagaaaacgaatcattgttTTAGATCAAAACGGTTATCATTTTCTTGATTTATCAAGAGTACCATGTTTATATACCTAATTATTGATCTAGCTCACTgaaacaagtgtctcatagtagcagccaagcgaacgcacagagaaacataactttcaacacactcaaacgTATCTACTATgataaaacaatgctgtgttaCTCCACGTATGCATAAGTGGAAGAAGCGGATATCGGTCTtctgcggcataataaaagctccacaAAGTCAAGgggtcatcaagctacgcctttgttttgaataagcgacctctaaaGGTTACTAGATAACAGTTTAttacttaattattttaaaGCTGCGGTCTGTAACTTTTTccgctctagtggttaataaacagaactgcatgtgtcttgcggaagaaccTCTACTTCTCTCGgtttatgtctatggtgagtcacgcagggactgtgctcctccgcagcggtacttGCCAGTCTGTCctaaaatagtcccaatataaacacttattgtaagtgtaccataattGTTCATGGTAAGACAAACACACGGTTTggaaaaatggattcatgttgtacattctcattatataatttttgtaaatcttgaacacacaaaaaagtcaGCGACAGCAGCTTTAAGGCAACGGGTTTCCAGTTAAGTCAACTTTTTACAGCATGAAACACAAATTGCTATAGTCTTTTGATTCCAGTTATGAGTGAAGCGGCTCACGAACAGGAGAAAATGtagggacttgattttgtctatTGGGAATTGataggatggttgtggtttgctattggtcgacTCATGTAAGTGACGGGTTGTCCCGCCCTGGTGCCGAGTCAGAGAAGAGATGAGgggaaaatatttttgattaCGAGGGCATATGAATTTAAAGTGTTTGGCCTtggataaataatttattataaatactACAATATTTCATATGAAAACTAtaattgttctttttttcttttctttttttttcttttttttaagtcatTGCAAAAATCATAAAGAAAAGTTAAGTTAGTGTTGAAAAAAAGGTGAAGCATAGTTCCTTTTCAGCTGCTGCAATGAATGCTGTGTCAAAGGGTTCAAATGCTTTCGAGGTCACAGTCAAACTTTTGTTGGAGTTTCtgatttttaaacaatattgtTGTTGATCATATGTTCCATTAGTAAATTCCTGTCATTTCCCCCTAGGACTGTGAAGATCGCCTCATCTGCTGGATTATGTGAATGGACTTTTGCAACAAGACAAGCTAGTAAAAGCACTTCTCCAAACCCATAAAAAGGCATTTACTTCAGCTAATGATGTCTGTAAAGAACTCTGGACATATGATCTCTTTGCAGGATCAAcaatttttttggggggacTATTTAATTTTAGTATGACAGAATCTGCTTCAATAATTAGATATAATCAGAAATAAATATGACATTCTTTATTTCAGTCTATGGCAGTCATTCTCTTCCACAGAAGGGACACAAATAAAGAAATATTTCAGTGGTGTAGAGGAaagcaataaaataaatgagTTATTCTCAGGACACAGTAAAACAAGAAGTGCTATAGTTTGTTGAATGCAAAACACAAATTGTAGAGAATATAAAAACAAGTGGTCACCGGAGAAAAGATAAGACGCGTCAATTAAGACATACAAAAGTGTTTCATCAATTCAAAAGCAAATCAAACAAGCTGCTGCAATTAATCATGTCTCGTATCTGTCTCTCATCATACATTTAACCCTAACCTGTGTTCTCTAATCTCGTTTTTTGAGATTAGAGTggttttattcattatttatctTATATAGATGTTTCCCTTGATTAACGTTGTCAACATTTTCATGGTTGTAGGTTCTTTGAGATGCTTTCTCATTTTGTCTTATCTTATACGAGTCActtaaaataatgttataatgtgTTCTGACCATGTTGCAACTCCAAATGCAGTTCAACTCTGATTTTTAATGGATTATTTTGGATATTGTAGCTATTGGGCAAGTTCTTTGTATTCAAAACTATTTTTGAATGGAAACATGAATCTTGGATCAAACAGTTTAAACTGCAGTACTATTGTGTTGTTGAAAACCTAATATAACATAATTGAGTGTTAGTTTAGGAATGAACCACATCAGTTCTatctcattaaaaatattttattattacttcAAGTGTGACAATTCCTCTGTACATATAAACAAAGAAACAGAAGAACAACATGCATATACGATATTTTatcttaaattaaattaagtaaAAAGCTACAAAGGAAATGTTCCAAATGCACTTTTATATACAAAGCTGGAAGGTATTGGATGGGAATATAGTAACACCATGGTATATACCATTGAAATTCTCATATCCATACATACACATTGTTTTTACCACAGATGTCCAACAAAACATGATGTCATGGTGATTTTGTAATTGTAGAAATGGCAATAGCAAATGGAAATtaaatttaacattaaaatactgtcaaataccTTTTGTTACTGCACCAATAGTTGGCCACGTTGTGACACCATATGGGCAATGAATTAATTTACAACTAAATTCATATTAAATAAGATCGCATTCAAATAAGCGTCCTTCATATAGTAGCCCTTAATTGGACCATTGTGTATAAATTTGGGCACAGGGGTCTCAGGTGTGACAcaatcactttaaaaaaaaaaatgctatatcAGTATCTTCAATAATATAAAAACTATAGATTTATGTCGTTTGTGgttgttgtatttttgaatTCACCACTAAAAGTACcatatttatgtaaaatatatgttttatatatttaatttatttatatttaatattcttTTAACTTAAGTAAAAATAATTATTCTAGTATGTtcagaccatagaccgtaaaaaagcATTTGGACAGCCAAAACCTAAAAATGTGATGACTTTGGAGATATCTGGTGGAGCTATGTTGGTATaactgaaactgaaataaaGATAAAATATCAATAGCCGCTAGCTGGCAATAGTATCCAATTGCGGCATACTAGCTGAACTCTATAAACCACCTCTTAAGTTTTAGATTTTATCACAAgttaaaattgtaaataaataaaaaaaaataaaaaaaacgtgtCATGTTTATGCCAAAACAGACAAATCTGACCATGCAATAAGGAAAAGACAAAGTAGGCGATCATATATCATTTTaacaaaattattacatttcagTAACTCCGAAAGGTTATGTATGATCTGCATTGTGCTggatttgttattttttattggacaaataaaattaaaaaatgctctaaattatatgctctgtttttgccatTAATTCCTATGGGTGCCCATTTTTGTCCACAAAGGTCCAATGAAGGACTTAAAAAAAACGCATAACATTGTAGAATTGggtcaatttatttatttttgtattaataaaGGACTTTGAAGTGAATCGATGCATTTTGTaagatccatatttaaaactttacaaactgtaatctctaacttccGCTAACTGTCCTACACCTGTTCACGGGAGACTGGCGTTCCAGCGTATGCATGGCGTAGAACACAAGCGTAAGTTTGTAAACTTGAGTAATTGAGtaaaaaaatatctttttatttaaagggatagtttaaaatgaaaattctgttatcttttactcaccctcaagttgtttcaaacctgtatacatttccttcttcagctgaacacaagggaagatgttttgaagaatgtcagtaaccaaaacAGCCGTAGGCCTACATGTAATGTACAGTAGGCCTACTGGTCAGAAGTTTGGAGACattaatatttgtaatgttttcacATGTAATTTGCAGTAAATATGTGTCcagacattgttaaaatgatttattaagTTATTAACGCGCgttaacgcagcgcgcattttctgtttgatccgtggcatagcccatagttggaaaaagtgagagcagtcagacgcaaaggatgcagcagcaaaaattaatagggaaagaaaagggttgacattaacattaatattctaaaccaaaagtgccatattttctgtttaacttttattagactccataaagaaaagtgcgtttatcactgagcacattctctgcagctcattctcgctcatgtctgaggtaaatcattaacaccatcaccgcttacagtacacgtgttttattgaactaaatacattacaatcggctaaaacgaatgcacaggttactttcctgaacaagcgcgctcccgagtccgtgttctttacactgtccacgtgaatcgcggccccgttcggcgcgcacacgcaaaataccggcagttctcttaaaggggccgcactacattcctactcgtggaatatggacctcctccaggtatggtgtggatctggtgcgctcactggtacaaattaccaatttttcattcgaactgtgccctgctctgaattaaactgccag
This window encodes:
- the mrps6 gene encoding 28S ribosomal protein S6, mitochondrial produces the protein MCISLKKSRMHFRALRAGSVTDFHRETFILWINSSPSARKMPRYELCVILKAMQRPETAAVLRRTVETLFERGAVVRSLENLGERRLPYKISKHNCLHTHGGYFSVDFHGSPNIVSELLDHLERDVDVLRPTVLKKDVEVSEAQRCGLQNEKAKSATSR